One genomic window of Tribolium castaneum strain GA2 chromosome 10, icTriCast1.1, whole genome shotgun sequence includes the following:
- the Ir21a gene encoding LOW QUALITY PROTEIN: ionotropic receptor 21a (The sequence of the model RefSeq protein was modified relative to this genomic sequence to represent the inferred CDS: substituted 1 base at 1 genomic stop codon), producing MQRGLIVLKLCLTALALKSLDKRALQKSHEKSQLEKWEDKFLNRDPSFDQTASLVNLISKVALDELSGCSAIILYDKFTETSSDLLLEKLFRTFPIPYLHGQITDKYHMKVPKLQTSQDTCTGYILFLKDVMRSKDVVGPQTNNKVVLVSRSSQWRVYEFLASEQSQSFMNLLVIAKSEKIVSSSIARLICLALREVTFVLXELPYILYTHKLYTDALGSSVHQVLTSWRNGSFTRPGVNLFPKKIVEGFAGHRFIISLAHQPPFVIKKELDENNDVQWEGIEVRLVNLLSKLFNFTTDYREAGQTSKLGSAESVTSVITQNGANLGIGGLYITDTRLKATDMSHIHSQDCAAFISLASTALPRYRAIMGPFHWTVWLSLTLVYLFAIFPLAFSDKHTLRHLLDKPEEVENMFWYVFGTFTNAFSFFGKDSWSKTDKFATRLLIGFYWIFTIIVTACYTGSIIAFVTLPVFPATVDSPEQLVRGKYTVGTLDKGGWQYWFENSTDPITQKLLTRIDFVPDIESGLKNTTKAFFWPYAFLGSRAQLDYIVRTNFTTMNKRSLLHISSECFVPFGVSIIYNKNALYSKIIDQGVLQAVQSGIVDKIKNDVEWETMRSASGKLLAANSYGKSLKALTVDDRALTLDDTQGMFLLLGIGFLLGGASLLSEWMGGCLHLCKGKRNQSATSIQSNYRSHEVPTPREKLDSMQFNSFENHKIEEEIVEERNCIIHRQDDDDIEEHINRLFDFEGVFGEANPDSRTGPEEELSEENGKK from the exons ATGCAGCGCGGTCTCATTGTCCTAAAACTGTGTCTAACTGCTTTGGCACTTAAAAGTTTGGATAAAAGGGCCTTGCAAAAGTCACACGAAAAGTCGCAACTCGAGAAATGGGAAGACAAATTTCTAAATCGCGACCCAAGCTTCGACCAAACCGCTTCTCTGGTCAACTTAATAAGTAAGGTAGCTCTGGACGAGTTGTCCGGATGTTCGGCCATTATCCTTTACGACAAGTTCACGGAGACTAGTAGCGACTTGCTCCTTGAAAAACTGTTCCGAACGTTCCCAATCCCTTACCTACACGGCCAAATCACCGATAAATATCACATGAAAGTGCCCAAGTTGCAAACAAGTCAGGACACTTGCACCGGCTATATCCTGTTCCTGAAGGACGTGATGCGGAGCAAGGATGTTGTGGGCCCCCAAACCAACAATAAAGTTGTTCTAGTCTCGCGTTCGTCGCAGTGGAGGGTTTACGAGTTTTTGGCCAGCGAGCAGTCACAGAGTTTTATGAATTTGCTGGTTATTGCGAAATCGGAGAAAATCGTTTCGTCAAGCATTGCAAGACTGATTTGCTTAGCATTGCGTGAAGTAACGTTCGTTTTGTAGGAACTTCCGTACATTTTGTACACACATAAATTGTATACTGATGCTTTGGGCTCAAGCGTCCACCAGGTGCTCACTTCCTGGAGGAATGGGTCTTTTACCAGACCTGGAGTGAACTTGTTCCCCAAAAAAATCGTCGAGGGGTTTGCGGGACATAGGTTTATTATCTCGCTAGCCCACCAGCCTCCGTTCGTCATCAAAAA GGAACTTGACGAAAATAATGACGTTCAGTGGGAGGGCATTGAAGTCCGTTTGGTCAACCTCTTATCAAAGCTTTTTAACTTCACGACTGATTATCGTGAAGCTGGACAAACATCGAAGCTTGG GTCAGCTGAATCCGTCACAAGTGTGATTACGCAAAATGGGGCCAATTTGGGAATCGGCGGTCTTTACATAACCGATACTCGTCTAAAAGCGACAGATATGTCTCACATCCACTCTCAGGATTGTGCTGCTTTTATATCTTTAGCTTCGACTGCTCTTCCTCGCTATCGTGCTATTATGGGCCCCTTTCATTGGACCGTTTGGTTATCTTTAACTCTTGTCTACTTATTCGCGATTTTCCCGTTGGCTTTTTCGGACAAACACACACTTAGACATCTCTTAGACAAACCAGAAGAAGTTGAAAACATGTTCTGGTACGTCTTTGGGACATTTACCAATGCTTTCAGTTTTTTCGGGAAGGACTCGTGGAGCAAAACTGATAAGTTTGCCACGAGGCTTTTGATAGGTTTTTACTggatttttacaattattgtgACGGCGTGTTACACGGGGTCTATCATCGCTTTTGTTACACTTCCGGTGTTTCCGGCAACGGTTGATTCACCGGAACAGTTAGTAAGGGGTAAATACACAGTTGGGACTTTGGATAAAGGAGGGTGGCAATATTGGTTCGAAAACTCGACTGATCCAATTACCCAAAAATTACTAACACGGATTGACTTTGTTCCCGACATCGAGTCAGGCTTAAAGAACACGACCAAGGCATTTTTCTGGCCTTATGCCTTTTTGGGTTCAAGGGCCCAACTCGACTACATTGTCCGAACAAACTTTACCACAAT GAACAAACGTTCTTTGCTCCACATCAGCTCCGAATGTTTCGTTCCGTTTGGCGTAAGCAtaatatacaataaaaatgcccTCTACAGCAAAATAATCGACCAAGGCGTGTTGCAAGCCGTCCAAAGCGGCATAGttgacaaaatcaaaaacgaCGTCGAGTGGGAAACAATGCGCTCCGCCTCTGGAAAGCTCCTAGCGGCTAATTCCTACGGCAAAAGCTTGAAAGCTCTAACCGTCGACGACCGAGCTTTAACACTTGACGACACCCAAGGCATGTTTTTGCTCCTCGGCATTGGGTTTCTCCTCGGTGGGGCGTCACTTTTGTCCGAATGGATGGGTGGGTGCTTACACTTGTGCAAAGGAAAGCGAAACCAGTCGGCCACAAGCATCCAAAGTAACTACAGGTCACACGAAGTTCCGACACCGCGCGAAAAGTTGGATTCGATGCAGTTCAACTCGTTTGAAAATCACAAGATTGAGGAAGAAATCGTTGAGGAACGCAACTGCATCATCCACCGACAGGACGATGATGATATTGAGGAACACATTAATAGGCTTTTCGATTTTGAGGGGGTTTTTGGGGAAGCTAACCCCGACAGTCGGACTGGACCTGAAGAGGAGCTGAGTGAGGAAAATGGGAAGAAATAA